In a single window of the Streptococcus ilei genome:
- a CDS encoding ABC transporter ATP-binding protein, whose protein sequence is MIQLENVHKSYGQTKVLKGIDLQIQDQDDVVILGPSGSGKSTLLNVLSGLEKVDEGHILIQGQDLSQLTDAQLTAFRREKIAFIFQQYYLLPNLTVRQNVKMGADLASNHDFLQIIEDLGLGDKLDKYPSELSGGEQQRVSIARALAKKPEILFLDEPTGALDEETGRKILDYIWKLKEKLGFTLIMVTHNQNIADMARTIIRVNSGKITEVVTNDQPQTAYEIGW, encoded by the coding sequence ATGATTCAACTAGAAAATGTTCACAAAAGTTACGGCCAAACAAAGGTCTTAAAAGGGATTGATTTGCAGATTCAAGACCAGGATGATGTGGTGATCCTAGGTCCTTCTGGATCGGGCAAGTCAACTCTCTTAAACGTATTATCCGGATTAGAAAAGGTAGATGAGGGGCATATCCTCATCCAAGGACAGGATTTATCGCAACTCACGGATGCTCAATTGACAGCCTTTAGACGTGAGAAGATAGCCTTTATTTTCCAGCAATATTATTTATTGCCTAATCTGACGGTTAGACAGAATGTTAAGATGGGAGCTGACCTGGCGAGCAATCATGATTTTTTGCAGATCATCGAGGATTTGGGACTTGGCGATAAGCTGGACAAGTATCCGAGTGAATTGTCTGGTGGGGAACAGCAAAGAGTGTCTATTGCTCGGGCCTTGGCCAAAAAGCCAGAGATTCTTTTCTTAGATGAGCCGACGGGAGCTCTCGATGAAGAAACAGGGCGCAAGATTCTTGACTATATCTGGAAGTTGAAGGAAAAGCTAGGATTTACTCTAATCATGGTGACGCACAACCAAAATATTGCGGATATGGCGAGAACCATCATTCGTGTCAATAGTGGCAAGATTACTGAAGTGGTGACCAACGATCAGCCTCAGACTGCCTATGAGATTGGATGGTAA
- a CDS encoding TetR/AcrR family transcriptional regulator, whose protein sequence is MPPKVKFSKETMIGTALQLVREEGLASLTARALAEKLGATPRVIFGQFANMSELQAEVVVAAEMVVVEYIRKALEDEKPFRSVGIAYILFASKEPQLFQLLFQNPSKDPIGRFQDFLPLKDHSYQLVLDSIVADYTLTLEEASRLYQHLFIYSHGMASMVASGIYQFSMEEVIGLLTEVCQSLIKEMVGKK, encoded by the coding sequence ATGCCACCCAAGGTTAAATTTAGTAAAGAGACTATGATTGGGACAGCTTTACAATTGGTGAGAGAAGAGGGCCTGGCTAGTTTGACGGCTCGAGCATTAGCAGAGAAACTGGGAGCCACGCCAAGGGTCATTTTTGGGCAATTTGCTAATATGTCTGAGTTACAAGCAGAGGTTGTTGTTGCTGCGGAAATGGTAGTAGTGGAGTATATACGAAAGGCTTTAGAAGATGAGAAGCCTTTCCGTTCTGTCGGGATTGCTTATATCCTATTCGCCTCAAAAGAGCCCCAACTCTTTCAGTTGCTTTTCCAAAATCCTAGCAAAGATCCGATTGGTCGCTTTCAAGATTTTCTTCCCTTGAAGGATCATAGTTACCAATTGGTTCTGGATTCGATTGTCGCAGACTATACGTTGACGTTAGAGGAGGCTAGTCGCTTGTACCAGCATCTATTTATCTACTCACACGGGATGGCCTCTATGGTTGCTTCTGGTATTTATCAGTTCAGCATGGAAGAAGTGATTGGTTTATTGACAGAAGTTTGTCAATCTCTCATCAAAGAAATGGTAGGAAAGAAATGA
- a CDS encoding aldo/keto reductase produces MNYIEFAENEHLSTIVLGMMRISQMSEDEVEALVEAALSIGINTFDLADIYGDGQCEVLLGKVLKRRPDLRDQMWIQSKCGIRKDGFTYFDFSRDYILDSVDGILERLQIERLDSLLLHRPDALMEPEEVAAAFDHLEQAGKVRHFGVSNQNPMMMELLKKAVKQPLKVNQLQLSAAFTPSFEAGFHVNMEGPKAAVRDGSVFEYCRLTDTVIQAWSVLQHGYFKGNFVGKEEFAALNHVLNDLAKKYQVTPTAIALAWVLRYPGKMQAVIGTTKPQHVLEAGKAAEVTLTRKEWYQVYLAAGNDLP; encoded by the coding sequence ATGAACTATATTGAGTTTGCTGAAAATGAGCATCTGTCCACGATTGTCCTTGGGATGATGCGGATCAGCCAGATGAGTGAAGATGAGGTGGAGGCCTTGGTGGAGGCAGCCTTGTCAATTGGGATCAACACTTTTGATCTGGCGGACATCTATGGTGATGGCCAGTGTGAGGTCCTGTTGGGTAAGGTTCTCAAACGCCGTCCGGATCTTCGAGATCAGATGTGGATCCAGTCCAAGTGTGGCATTCGCAAAGACGGCTTTACCTATTTTGATTTTTCTAGGGACTATATTTTGGACTCCGTCGATGGCATCCTCGAGCGCCTGCAGATCGAGCGCTTAGATAGTCTCCTCCTTCACCGACCGGATGCTCTCATGGAGCCGGAAGAAGTAGCAGCAGCTTTTGATCACTTGGAGCAAGCGGGCAAGGTCCGTCATTTTGGAGTGTCCAATCAAAATCCTATGATGATGGAATTGCTCAAAAAGGCTGTCAAACAGCCTCTCAAGGTTAACCAGTTGCAGTTGAGTGCCGCCTTTACACCGAGCTTTGAAGCTGGTTTTCATGTCAATATGGAAGGGCCAAAAGCAGCCGTGCGAGATGGCAGTGTCTTTGAGTATTGTCGTTTAACGGATACAGTGATTCAAGCCTGGTCTGTCCTCCAGCATGGCTATTTCAAGGGGAATTTTGTCGGCAAGGAAGAGTTTGCGGCTCTCAATCATGTCCTTAATGACTTGGCGAAGAAATATCAGGTCACTCCGACAGCAATCGCCCTTGCTTGGGTCCTCCGCTATCCAGGGAAGATGCAGGCCGTCATCGGAACGACCAAACCCCAGCATGTCCTTGAAGCAGGGAAAGCAGCAGAAGTCACCTTGACTCGCAAGGAATGGTACCAAGTCTACCTGGCTGCAGGAAATGATTTGCCTTAG
- a CDS encoding ABC transporter permease yields the protein MKQMLIVIKETYLRQVKSWSFFLMVLSPFLFIGLTIGINYFVGSSTSAKSNIALITDQAPVKEGLKGTDGLTFDYKDEAAAKKAMKEEEIKGILTVEEKDGQLEARYQSEDAMKPDFKSVLMAKLSQVQQMLNVSKADLSQEQLTALSQQVSLTEKIDEKKEGLKMVQTMVAGGIGFLLYMILIFYSSITAQEVASEKGTKIMEVVFSSIRATHYFYARMIGLFGVIFTHIGIYAVGLGGVWIFRDSIPLVKDILTPDSPITQHIGQSISLNTFFFIILGIFMYVVLSAFLGSTVARPEDTGKALAPLMMLVMVGFFGVTTLGSAGDVPLLKIGSYVPFISTFFMPFRTINGYASGLESWGSFGIALAFTLLGTMIIGKIYSSLILQTDDLGLVKTVKKALSYR from the coding sequence ATGAAACAGATGCTGATTGTTATCAAAGAAACTTATTTACGCCAAGTGAAATCATGGAGCTTTTTCCTGATGGTTCTTTCTCCCTTTCTCTTCATTGGATTGACGATCGGAATAAACTACTTCGTTGGCTCTTCTACCTCTGCTAAAAGCAACATCGCCTTGATTACAGATCAAGCTCCTGTCAAGGAAGGCTTGAAAGGAACTGATGGCTTGACCTTTGACTATAAGGATGAAGCAGCAGCTAAGAAGGCCATGAAAGAGGAAGAAATCAAGGGAATCCTCACAGTTGAAGAAAAGGATGGCCAGCTAGAGGCTCGCTACCAGAGTGAGGATGCCATGAAGCCAGATTTCAAATCAGTCCTTATGGCTAAATTGAGTCAGGTCCAACAAATGCTCAATGTTTCTAAGGCGGACTTAAGCCAAGAGCAGTTAACAGCCCTTTCGCAACAGGTCTCATTGACTGAAAAAATTGATGAGAAGAAAGAAGGGCTAAAAATGGTGCAGACCATGGTAGCTGGGGGGATCGGTTTTCTTCTTTACATGATTCTGATCTTTTATTCAAGTATCACTGCTCAAGAGGTAGCCAGTGAAAAAGGAACCAAGATCATGGAAGTGGTCTTCTCAAGCATTCGTGCAACTCACTATTTCTATGCTCGCATGATTGGTCTTTTCGGAGTGATTTTTACCCATATTGGTATCTATGCAGTCGGCTTGGGAGGCGTTTGGATTTTTAGAGATTCCATTCCTCTTGTGAAAGATATTTTAACTCCCGATTCACCTATCACCCAACATATTGGACAATCTATTTCCTTGAATACCTTCTTCTTTATCATTCTTGGAATCTTCATGTACGTGGTTCTTTCAGCTTTCCTAGGGTCAACAGTTGCTCGTCCTGAAGATACAGGAAAAGCCCTCGCTCCTCTGATGATGTTGGTGATGGTTGGATTCTTTGGAGTGACCACCTTGGGTAGCGCAGGAGATGTCCCTCTATTGAAGATTGGATCATACGTTCCATTCATTTCAACTTTCTTCATGCCATTCCGTACGATCAATGGCTATGCAAGTGGCCTTGAATCATGGGGGTCATTCGGAATTGCCTTGGCCTTCACGCTCCTCGGCACCATGATCATTGGAAAAATCTATTCTAGCCTCATCTTACAAACAGATGATCTAGGTTTAGTCAAGACTGTTAAAAAAGCTTTAAGCTATCGCTAA
- a CDS encoding ABC transporter ATP-binding protein: MLEIRNLEKSFGKKQVLFGIDLTAKKGSILGLIGKNGAGKTTIFHSILRFLDYSGDIQLDGQAISQETYKEIGYLPEERSLMPKLTIYEQVRYLANLKGMSTAEVKEKLPIWMEKLQVKGKLTDKIKSLSKGNQQKVQLIITMIHEPKLIILDEPFSGLDPVNTEVLKQVIFEEKERGATIIFSDHVMTNVEELCDELVMIRDGSVILSGPVQEVRNSFGKTRLFVSNDFSKEELEVLPHVTKVTMTKQGLWKLVLDDETAGPDLFDQLTKGRYLATFDQQAPTIDEIFKLESGVEV; the protein is encoded by the coding sequence ATGTTAGAAATTAGAAATTTAGAAAAGAGTTTTGGCAAGAAGCAGGTCTTGTTCGGGATTGACTTGACTGCGAAAAAAGGATCCATCTTAGGTTTGATCGGGAAGAACGGAGCTGGGAAGACCACTATCTTTCATAGTATCCTCCGCTTCCTTGACTACAGTGGTGATATCCAATTGGATGGCCAAGCAATCAGTCAAGAAACCTATAAGGAAATTGGCTACCTGCCAGAAGAGCGAAGCCTTATGCCTAAGTTAACCATCTATGAGCAAGTCCGTTACCTTGCTAATCTCAAAGGAATGTCAACTGCTGAGGTCAAGGAGAAACTGCCAATCTGGATGGAAAAGCTCCAAGTAAAAGGGAAATTAACCGATAAGATTAAGAGCCTTTCAAAAGGGAATCAGCAAAAGGTTCAATTGATTATTACCATGATCCATGAGCCAAAATTGATCATTTTGGATGAGCCTTTTAGTGGACTGGATCCTGTCAATACGGAAGTGCTCAAGCAGGTCATCTTTGAAGAAAAAGAACGCGGTGCGACCATTATCTTCTCTGACCACGTCATGACCAATGTGGAAGAACTCTGTGATGAGTTGGTTATGATTCGTGATGGATCAGTGATTCTTTCAGGTCCCGTACAAGAAGTTCGCAATAGCTTCGGGAAGACTCGTCTCTTCGTATCCAATGACTTCAGTAAAGAGGAGTTGGAAGTGCTGCCTCACGTGACCAAGGTGACCATGACCAAGCAAGGTCTTTGGAAGTTGGTATTGGATGATGAAACAGCAGGTCCAGACCTCTTTGACCAGTTGACCAAGGGGCGCTATCTAGCAACCTTTGACCAACAAGCCCCAACCATTGATGAAATCTTTAAATTAGAATCAGGAGTAGAAGTATGA
- a CDS encoding DUF3169 family protein, giving the protein MKKQQQERSARYRFWRNVGIITGSGLIGGVIGFLIGMFGSEKPLEIQSFFSKEVLLLGSILLFLILFMVTIALLISARKVHQKMLQIEDEDEAYHYDIQKEKLYGLATIFKGIMILPYFLVVIFYSQLVYMDRPSTGHLAFIFGTFTMLYLFLVLFALFFLSDIFFRKTFHLIYGKPIPRNANAKEVREFMMSMMDEAEKQINYEENFEVVVKLSNYILPSLLIGLLIIGIAFHTDILLALFVVSIIYIYILISQYKITKRYYKE; this is encoded by the coding sequence ATGAAAAAGCAACAACAAGAACGATCCGCTCGTTACCGTTTTTGGAGAAATGTCGGAATCATCACAGGTTCCGGCTTGATTGGAGGAGTCATTGGTTTTTTGATAGGCATGTTCGGATCCGAAAAGCCCCTTGAAATCCAATCCTTCTTTAGTAAAGAAGTACTCCTTTTGGGCTCAATACTTTTGTTTCTTATCTTGTTTATGGTCACGATAGCCTTACTCATAAGCGCGAGAAAAGTCCATCAAAAAATGCTCCAGATAGAAGACGAAGACGAAGCCTATCACTATGACATCCAGAAGGAAAAACTGTATGGGTTAGCGACCATTTTTAAAGGTATCATGATCTTGCCATACTTTTTAGTCGTCATCTTTTATAGTCAATTGGTGTATATGGATAGACCTTCCACAGGGCACTTGGCTTTTATCTTTGGAACTTTTACCATGCTCTATCTCTTTCTTGTCTTGTTTGCCCTATTTTTCCTATCGGATATCTTCTTTCGCAAGACCTTCCATCTGATTTATGGAAAACCGATTCCCCGCAATGCCAATGCCAAGGAAGTGCGGGAATTTATGATGAGTATGATGGATGAAGCAGAAAAGCAGATTAACTACGAGGAAAATTTTGAAGTGGTGGTCAAGTTAAGCAATTATATCTTGCCGAGCCTTCTCATTGGTCTCTTAATCATTGGGATTGCCTTCCATACGGATATTCTCTTAGCTTTGTTCGTTGTCTCCATCATCTATATTTATATCCTTATTTCACAATACAAGATTACCAAACGTTATTATAAAGAGTAA
- a CDS encoding helix-turn-helix transcriptional regulator yields the protein MILKNRLKELRARDGLNQSELAKLAGVSRQSISLLERGEYTPSVIIAITIAQIFKEPVENVFSLVEGEE from the coding sequence ATGATCTTAAAAAATCGACTGAAAGAGCTGAGGGCGCGTGATGGACTCAACCAATCCGAGCTAGCTAAGCTAGCAGGGGTCTCGCGCCAGTCCATCAGTCTCTTGGAGCGGGGGGAATACACCCCCTCGGTTATTATTGCCATCACAATCGCCCAAATTTTCAAGGAACCGGTGGAGAATGTCTTTAGTCTAGTAGAGGGAGAGGAATAA
- the pheT gene encoding phenylalanine--tRNA ligase subunit beta has protein sequence MLVSYKWLKELVDIDVPSQELAEKMSTTGIEVEGVESPAAGLSKIVVGEILSCEDVPETHLHVCQVNVGEEEARQIVCGAPNVRAGIKVMVALPGARIADNYKIKKGKIRGLESLGMICSLGELGISDSVVPKEFADGIQILPDDAVPGEEVFSYLDLDDEIIELSITPNRADALSMRGVAHEVAAIYDKAVTFKEFTLTETDQAAADALSVSIDTDKAPYYAARILDNVTIAPSPQWLQNLLMNEGIRPINNVVDVTNYILLYFGQPMHAFDLDTFEGTDIRVREARAGEKLVTLDGEERDLEVTDLVITVADKPVALAGVMGGQATEISENSTRVVLEAAVFNGKSIRKTSGRLNLRSESSSRFEKGINVATVNEALDAAASMIAELAGATVRKGIVSAGQLDTSDVEVSSTLADVNRVLGTELSYADVEDVFRRLGFGLSGNAESFTVSVPRRRWDITIEADLFEEIARIYGYDRLPTSLPKDDGTAGELTVTQKLRRKVRTIAEGAGLTEIITYALTTPEKAIEFTTTPSNLTELMWPMTVDRSVLRQNMVSGILDTVAYNVARKNKDLALYEIGKVFEQTGNPKEELPNEINSFAFALTGLVAEKDFQTPAVPVDFFYAKGILEALFARLGLEVTYTATQEIKSLHPGRTALISLGDQVLGFLGQVHPVTAKAYDIPETYVAELNLSAIEAALQPAAPFVEITKFPAVSRDIALLLKAEVTHQEVVDAIQAAGVKRLTDIKLFDVFSGEKLGVGMKSMAYSLTFQNPEDSLTDEEVARYMEKIQASLEEKVDAEVR, from the coding sequence ATGTTAGTTAGTTATAAATGGTTAAAAGAATTGGTGGACATTGATGTGCCATCACAAGAGTTGGCTGAAAAAATGTCAACTACAGGGATCGAGGTAGAAGGTGTGGAATCACCAGCTGCTGGTCTCTCAAAAATTGTCGTCGGAGAAATCTTGTCTTGTGAAGATGTGCCCGAAACTCATTTGCATGTCTGCCAAGTCAATGTGGGTGAAGAAGAAGCCCGTCAAATCGTCTGTGGAGCACCAAATGTGCGCGCAGGTATCAAGGTCATGGTGGCTCTTCCGGGTGCCCGCATCGCGGATAACTACAAGATCAAAAAAGGGAAAATCCGTGGCTTAGAGTCATTAGGGATGATCTGTTCACTTGGTGAATTGGGTATTTCTGACTCAGTTGTACCGAAGGAATTCGCAGATGGCATCCAAATCTTGCCGGATGATGCAGTACCAGGTGAGGAAGTATTCTCTTACCTAGACTTGGATGATGAAATCATCGAACTTTCCATCACTCCAAACCGTGCAGACGCCCTTTCAATGCGTGGAGTGGCGCACGAAGTGGCAGCCATCTATGACAAGGCAGTCACCTTCAAAGAATTTACTTTAACAGAAACAGACCAAGCTGCAGCAGATGCTCTTTCAGTCAGCATTGACACAGACAAGGCACCTTACTATGCAGCCCGTATCTTGGACAATGTGACTATTGCACCAAGTCCACAATGGTTGCAAAACCTCCTCATGAACGAAGGTATCCGTCCGATTAACAATGTCGTCGACGTGACCAACTATATCCTGCTTTACTTTGGTCAGCCCATGCATGCCTTTGACTTGGATACCTTTGAAGGGACTGACATTCGTGTGCGTGAAGCGCGTGCTGGTGAGAAATTGGTGACCTTGGATGGGGAAGAACGTGACTTGGAAGTAACTGACTTAGTGATTACGGTTGCTGACAAACCAGTAGCCCTTGCAGGTGTCATGGGCGGACAAGCTACAGAAATCTCTGAAAACTCTACTCGTGTTGTCCTTGAAGCTGCTGTCTTCAATGGTAAATCAATCCGTAAGACCAGCGGTCGCCTCAACCTTCGTTCGGAATCATCTTCTCGCTTTGAAAAAGGCATCAACGTGGCAACTGTTAATGAAGCCCTTGATGCGGCAGCAAGCATGATTGCTGAATTGGCTGGTGCGACAGTGCGGAAGGGAATCGTTTCAGCAGGCCAGTTGGATACTTCGGATGTAGAGGTTTCTTCCACCCTTGCAGACGTTAACCGTGTCCTTGGTACAGAACTTTCCTACGCGGATGTAGAAGATGTCTTCCGTCGTCTTGGATTTGGTCTTTCTGGAAATGCAGAGAGCTTCACAGTTAGCGTACCACGTCGCCGTTGGGATATCACCATCGAAGCGGACCTCTTTGAAGAAATCGCACGTATCTATGGCTATGACCGCTTGCCAACCAGTCTTCCAAAAGACGATGGGACAGCCGGTGAATTGACTGTGACTCAAAAATTGCGTCGTAAAGTTCGCACCATTGCAGAAGGAGCAGGACTGACTGAAATCATCACCTATGCTTTGACAACACCTGAAAAAGCGATTGAATTTACGACTACACCAAGCAACTTAACTGAGCTCATGTGGCCAATGACTGTGGATCGTTCAGTCCTTCGTCAAAATATGGTTTCAGGTATTTTGGATACCGTTGCTTACAACGTGGCTCGTAAGAACAAAGACTTGGCCCTTTACGAGATTGGAAAAGTCTTCGAGCAAACTGGAAATCCAAAAGAAGAATTGCCAAACGAAATCAACAGTTTTGCCTTTGCTTTGACAGGTTTAGTCGCTGAAAAAGACTTCCAAACGCCAGCTGTTCCAGTTGATTTCTTCTATGCCAAGGGAATCTTGGAAGCCCTCTTTGCTCGCTTGGGTCTTGAGGTGACTTATACCGCAACGCAAGAGATCAAGAGTCTTCACCCAGGACGGACAGCCTTGATTTCACTCGGTGACCAAGTCCTTGGTTTCCTCGGTCAAGTGCATCCTGTAACGGCTAAGGCTTATGATATTCCAGAGACGTATGTAGCAGAGCTTAACCTTTCAGCTATCGAAGCAGCCCTTCAACCAGCCGCTCCATTTGTGGAAATCACCAAGTTCCCAGCGGTGAGCCGTGATATCGCTCTTCTCCTCAAAGCTGAAGTGACCCACCAAGAAGTGGTCGATGCCATCCAAGCTGCGGGCGTGAAACGCTTGACAGACATCAAGCTCTTTGACGTCTTCTCAGGTGAAAAACTGGGTGTCGGAATGAAGTCTATGGCCTACAGTCTGACCTTCCAAAATCCAGAAGATAGCTTGACAGACGAAGAAGTCGCACGCTACATGGAAAAAATCCAAGCTTCCCTTGAAGAAAAAGTAGACGCAGAAGTGCGGTAA
- a CDS encoding GNAT family N-acetyltransferase: MLVRVKIDQLQTLRDLEVETYRETFGPYIVEEDLEEYFSTVLSLEQIEKDLLDPESETYFVLNEEQEICGFLKINWGQAQTEPVEMEKSFEIQRIYVKKEYHGAGFGKEMFTFALDQAKSRGFEWAWLGVWERNFKAQDFYYSFGFERFSEHEYPTGDTVDIDWLLRKKLT, from the coding sequence ATGTTAGTTAGAGTAAAAATCGATCAATTGCAGACCTTACGTGACCTAGAGGTGGAAACCTATCGGGAGACCTTTGGTCCCTATATTGTTGAGGAAGACTTGGAAGAGTACTTCTCTACGGTGCTCTCTTTGGAGCAAATCGAGAAAGATCTGTTAGATCCAGAATCCGAAACCTATTTTGTCCTCAATGAAGAACAAGAAATCTGTGGTTTTCTCAAGATCAACTGGGGGCAAGCGCAGACGGAGCCAGTAGAGATGGAAAAGTCCTTTGAGATTCAACGGATCTATGTCAAAAAGGAATATCATGGAGCTGGTTTCGGTAAGGAAATGTTTACCTTTGCGCTGGATCAAGCCAAGAGCCGTGGCTTTGAGTGGGCCTGGCTAGGTGTCTGGGAACGCAATTTTAAGGCACAAGATTTTTACTACAGTTTTGGATTTGAACGATTTAGTGAACACGAGTATCCTACCGGTGATACGGTTGATATTGACTGGTTGTTGAGAAAGAAATTGACCTAG